The Macrobrachium rosenbergii isolate ZJJX-2024 chromosome 14, ASM4041242v1, whole genome shotgun sequence sequence AATTTAATAGTGAGGATGGTAAGGTAGATAATTGTAAATCACTGGATGATGGAGAAATTGTTGATACTGTCCATGATCAAAATAATGAAGTAGACAAGTTAAAATACCTCATTCATGAAGCTATTAATGAGGAACACTTTTTAAGTTACCATACCTCCTTAGATAATAAAGATGTGGAGGATGAAAACCTTGTaaagaaatatgataatgaaaGAGATGAGAATGGTGAGTCTGCAGATAGAGATGATAGTGAAGATTCTAACAGTGACCAAACAGACAGAATTAGTGATAGTGAAGGCAAAGAATTTCCCCAGTCTTTTGGGATAATGGGAGATTTCACCAAATATTCAGAAAGCAAAAAATTTAAGTGTGAATTGTGTGGGAAAGGGTTTCCACGGAGGACTCATTTAGAAAATCACAAGGTAGTTCATACAGGTGAACGGAATTTTAAGTGTGATTCGTGTGACAAAAGGTTTTCTCGAAAGTCAACATTAGTTCGTCATCAGATTGTTCATTCAGGTGTGAAAAAATATGAGTGTCCAGTTTGTGGGAAGGATTTCTTTAGAAAAGCTCACATGATTGAGCATACCTTAATACATAGTGGAGTTAAGAACTTCATCTGTGAGCTCTGTGGGAAGGGATTCTCACTTCGCTCACATTTAACGTCACATATGTTTTCACACACGCAAATCAAGAGATTCAGTTGTGAAGTCTGCCAGAAAGGCTTTTCAATGAAATCTGGACTTGTGAAGCATCGGCGTGTTCACACAGGTGAGAAAAGATTCAAATGCAATTTATGTGAAAAGTATTTTAGTCAGAGTTCTGTTTTGACAAAACATATGTTAATTCACACAGGAGAAAAGAATTTTGCATGTGAAGTTTGTGGAAGGTTATTCTCTCATAAGTCTAAAGTAACAGTTCACATGCGAGTTCAtacaaaggagaaaaattatgTTTGCGATATCTGTGATTTCCGTTTTTCTTTGAAGTCAAACCTAGAAAGACACAGAATTGTTCATAGTGGTGAAAGGAACCATAAATGTCACATTTGCCAAAAAACTTTTGCTCAGAAAGCTCATTTAAAGGGACATATGATTGTTCATTCTGACAATAGAAATTTTAGGTGCCCTgtttgtaaaaagaaatatttaagatatgCTAGTTTTAAGAAACACATTGATGAAAATCACTTAGAAGGAAGCAATGCTGAATCCTTTGTGTATATTGCTGATCAGATGGCTACAACAAGCTCAGTAAAAGTTGAAACTCCCAGCCCTGAATCAAGAATGCATGCATTGAAGTCAGAAAGCTTAGATGAAGAAGTTGACGATAGTCTGCCAAAGGAATTCACAAGTGTCCATGTCAAACCAGAGAAAATTGAAACTAAGGAAGAAGTTTGAACTGCTACAAAAACTGAAGACACTGCTTGTACATTTCAAAATGAAGTTgtatatctgtataatttttcatgctaaaattttatataaaaaatttttcttg is a genomic window containing:
- the LOC136845735 gene encoding zinc finger protein 436-like, with protein sequence MASLPSVLRDKYENKEKAISQDILSKEDINVTYITVKEEKVYNLTHDSGDFEKREEGQVQEFNSEDGKVDNCKSLDDGEIVDTVHDQNNEVDKLKYLIHEAINEEHFLSYHTSLDNKDVEDENLVKKYDNERDENGESADRDDSEDSNSDQTDRISDSEGKEFPQSFGIMGDFTKYSESKKFKCELCGKGFPRRTHLENHKVVHTGERNFKCDSCDKRFSRKSTLVRHQIVHSGVKKYECPVCGKDFFRKAHMIEHTLIHSGVKNFICELCGKGFSLRSHLTSHMFSHTQIKRFSCEVCQKGFSMKSGLVKHRRVHTGEKRFKCNLCEKYFSQSSVLTKHMLIHTGEKNFACEVCGRLFSHKSKVTVHMRVHTKEKNYVCDICDFRFSLKSNLERHRIVHSGERNHKCHICQKTFAQKAHLKGHMIVHSDNRNFRCPVCKKKYLRYASFKKHIDENHLEGSNAESFVYIADQMATTSSVKVETPSPESRMHALKSESLDEEVDDSLPKEFTSVHVKPEKIETKEEV